CTTTTTGTGCTGCTGTCATAGCAAACATGACTTTTCCATAAGGGACACCATCATCTGCTCGAATAAATAGGGAAGGGTGTTCATCATTTTTTACAGATGCTTGAATTTGGGTAATAAGATTGGTTTCTTTTACAATATTTTTCCCAATATAATATTCACCTTTTTTATTTATCGAAATAACAAGAGATTCACCGGAAAGAGTAAGAGATTTTGCTTGGGTTTTGGGTAATTGAACGTTTATTCCAGAAATAGCAAATGGCGCTGTAACCATAAAAATAATTAATAAAACAAGACAGACATCCACAAATGGTGTCATATTTATTTCTGAAATAAAATTTGTTTTTCGACTACCTT
The sequence above is drawn from the Fluviispira vulneris genome and encodes:
- a CDS encoding ExbD/TolR family protein, which gives rise to MSFNLDSGNDVGEGSRKTNFISEINMTPFVDVCLVLLIIFMVTAPFAISGINVQLPKTQAKSLTLSGESLVISINKKGEYYIGKNIVKETNLITQIQASVKNDEHPSLFIRADDGVPYGKVMFAMTAAQKAGVERIGMVGENKRDKK